In Actinomadura luteofluorescens, the sequence GCGGCCGGGACGAACGCCAGCACCGCCGACGACACCGGCGCGATCACCAGGCCGAGCCCGAGCCCCGTGACGACGAGGTCGACGTCCATCCTCGGCAGCGGCCCGTACGACGCGTTCGCCAGGTCGGCCGGCCAGCCGGCGATCAGCAGGTAGCCGCCGGCGGAGACCGCCATCCCCGCGGCCATCGGCCACCGCTCCCCCACCCGCCGCGCCACCAGGCCGCCGGCCACCGCCGCGACGGGCAGCGCCACGAGGAACCGCGTCAGCAGCAGCGCGCCGTCCGTCGCGTCCTTGTGCAGGACGGTCTGCGCGACCAGGACGACGTCCACGAGCGTCACCATCAGCGCCGCGCCCGACAGCAGGCTCACGCCGAGCGTCGCCAGCAGCGGCCCCCGCCGCACGCCCGACAGGTCGAGCAGCCGCGTCCTGGACCTGACCTCCCACAGCACGAACACCACGAGGACGACGGCGCCCGCGCCCAGCGCCGGCAGACCCCACGGCGGCAGGGCCGTCTCCTGCGGCTCGGGGTTGTAGACGGCGGCGACCAGCAGGCCGAGCCCGAGGGCCAGCAGCAGACCGCCCACGACGTCCACGCCCGGCCGCGCTTCGCTCGTTTCCGGCCCGGCCCCGCGCCCGCCCGGCACCGCGACCTGCACGGCCGCCATCGCCACCGCGACCAGCGGCAGGTTGATCCAGAAGATCGCCCGCCAGTCGAGCGCCGCCGCGATCCCCGCCCCGTACAGCGGGCCCAGCACGCTCCCGAGTTCCTGCGCCGCCCCCACCGCGCCGAGCACGACGGGCCGCTGCCGCTCCTCCCAGAGGTCGCCGGCCAGCGCCATCGTCACCGGCAGCAGCGCGCCGCCCGCGACGCCCTGCACGACCCGGCCCGCCGTCAGCACCGGGACGCCGTGCGCCAGCGCCGTGACCACCGACCCGATCGCGAAGAACAGCAGGCACACCTGGAGCACGGGCCGCCGGCCGAACCGGTCCGACAGCTGCCCGAGCAGCGGCATCGCCGCCACGTACCCCAGCAGGAACCCCGTCAGGACCGGGGTCACCCGCTCCAGCCGGTTCACCGGGATCCCGAGGTCCTTGACCACCGGCAGCAGGATCGTCGTGACGACGTAGGCGTCCAGCGCGGCCAGCAGCACCACCGCGCCGCCGGCGCCGATCGCGACCCGGCGACGCCCGCTCACCGCGGCGCGCTGATCTTGTACGGGGCGTCGAACTCGGTGAACTCGATCGTCACCGCGCCCGCGTCCTTCGGGAACGCCCCCCGCACCTTCAGCAGCCGGTGGTCGGCCTTGCTCACCCAGACCTGGCCGTCCATGTCCTCGCCGATGCCGGGGATCAGACCCGCGACCTGGTCCTTGGGCAGCTTCGCGGCCACCCGGTAGGCCTCCTTGCCGTCCACCTTCTCCACCGCCTCAGGCGACGGCTCCCGCGCCGACGTCAGCAGTTTCGCGATCCCCCGCTGCGGGTCCAGCACCGCCGACGGGTCGTACACGCTCGCCGCGAGACCCTTGGGCAGCTTGCGCCAGCCGCCCGTCCCGGCGTCCAGGTAGATGCTGTCCCCGACCGCGACGACCTTCATCTCGACCTTCTGACCCTGCTGCTCCACCGCCAGCGTCCCCTCGGCGTCCCCGCTGCGGAGCAGCTTCATGTCGCCGCCCTTCACCATGACCGGGATCTTGCCCTCCGACTCCAGGGTGAACGCGACGCTCTTCAGGCCCCCCATGGCCTGCGCGGCCTGCCGGAGCGTCTGGGCGGCGTCGAAGTCGGCCTTCTTCGCGGGCCCGCCGGACCCGCCGTCGCAGGCCCCGGCGAACACCAGCGCGAGCAGGACGGGCACGAGAGCGAGGATGCGTCTGGACATACGCGGGACCCTACCGACGGGTACCGCAGCCCGTCACTCGGTACCAGGTATGACATCCCACCCCCTGAGGTAGGACTTCGCGGTTCCGGGCATCGCGATCGCGGGACATCGGGGTTCTCGATGGCCCTGGCGAAACGCCCGCCGCTAGGATTGCTCCCGGCGACGCCCCGGCCGGGCCGGGGATGCGCCTGGGGCGGTAGCTCAGCTGGTCAGAGCAGGAGACTCATAATCTCCCGGTCGCGGGTTCGAGTCCCGCCCGCCCTACACGCGGCGCCGCGCCGTTCTCGGAGCGGCGCGGGCCCTTCGCCGCCTAGGCGGGCCAGTTCGGGCGGCGTTTCTCCAGGAACGCGGCCATTCCCTCCTGTGCCTCCGGCGTCTGGCTGGATGCGGCCATCACCTCGATCGCGTAGGCGTAGGCGTCCTGCTCGGGGCGGTCGAACTGGGCGTACATCGCCTGCTTGCCGAGGGCCTTGCTGCTGGGGCTGCCCTGGGTCGCGCGCTCCAGGAGGTCGCGGACGGCCTTGTCCAGCTCGTCGGCGGGGACCGCGTAGTTGATCAGTCCCCACTCGGCGGCCGTGGGAGCGTCGACGACCTCGCCGGTGAGGGCCATCTCGGCGGCGCGCTTGCGGCCGACGTTGCGGGAGATCGCCACCAGGGGCGTGTGGCAGAACCAGCCGCCCTTGCCGCCGGGCGCGGCGAACCCCGCGCCCTCCGCGGCGACGGCCAGGTCGCAGCTCGCCACGAGCTGGCAGCCGGCGGCGGTCGCGAGGCCGTTGACGCGGGCCACCACCACCTGCGGGACCGACTGGATCGTCCGCATCAACTCGGTGCAGACCCGCAGCAGCTCGCGGACGTCGGCGTGCGACGCCCCGGACATGTCGGCGAAGTCGTGACCCGCGGAGAAGACCGGGCCGTTCGCGGCGAGGACCACGCCGAGGGCGTCGGTCCGCCCGGCCTCGCGGAACGCCTCGGTGAGCCGGAGGAGGAAGTCGCGGGAGAGCGCGTTGCGGCGGCGCGGCCGGTTCATCGTGATCGTGGTGAAGGGGCCGTCGCGGTGCAGCAGGACGTCGTCGTCTTCGCTCATGTTCCCGACGTTACGTCAGACCCTCGTCGTACGGTGGTCGGGCGTCCACGAGCCGAGGGGGCATGGCCTTGAAACTTCTCACCGCCACCAACTCCAGCCAGGGATTCCGCGGCAACGACTTCGACTGGTGCGTCGAAGGCGAGCTGGTCCACATCGGGACGGTGTGCGCCCGCGACCGCGACGACCCCGACGGCGGCTGCGGATGCGGGCGCTCCTTCGCCGGGCTCAACTCCCACCGCGCCACGACCACGGCGATGGTCCGCGACGTCGCGGGCTTCACCGACGCCGACTACGTCCTGGCCATCCGCTCCAGCCTCGAACAGCAGGGCTGCGACCCCTCCTTCGCCGAGCACGAGGCGGCGCTGCTGCGCTGCCTCGTGCGCGACTGGCCGGTGGGGGTGGTCGTCGAGCGGCGGCTGGATGAGATCGTGGTACGGCAGGTCGTCCAACCCTAGGTTCGGAGGTGCGCGATGCTCGTCGCGTTCTCGGTCACCCCGCTCGGCGCGGGCGAGGAGGTCGGCGAACTCGTCGCCGAGGCGGTGCGGGTGGTGCGGGCGAGCGGCCTGCCCAACCGGACCGACGCCATGTTCACCACGATCGAGGGCGAGTGGGACGAGGTGATGGCGGTGGTGAAGGCCGCCACCGACGCGGTCGCGGCGCGGGCGCCGCGGGTGAGCCTCGTCGTGAAGGCCGACATCCGTCCCGGCGTGACCGGCGCCCTCGACGCCAAGGTGGAGTCGGTGGAGCGCCACCTCAGGTGAAGCAGGCCCGCACGCCCTTCTCGCCGCCGCGCGAGAAGGCGCGCAGCCGCTGGACGGCGGAGCCGTGGTCGCCGGGCCTGGTCCAGGGCGCCCGGTCGCCGATGACCTTGAAGGCGTCCACCAGCTCCTGCTCGTCGCCGTCCTCGAACCGCAGCGTGCCGTCGTCGGACGAGCCGTACAGGGCGGCGCCCGCCAGGCAGTCGGCCTGCAGTTCGGCGGCGGGCGACACCAGGCCGCGCCGGAGCCGGTTCTGCACCGCGTGGCCCCACTCGTGCGAGATCACCAGGTAGACCCACGCGTCGCCGCGCGCGTACCCCGACCGCATCAGGTGGGCGTCCCAGGCGACGAAGTCCCCGGTCGGGCAGTACGCCGCGTTGTCGGGTTCGAACCGCTCGCCGCCGCACACCGGCGCTGAGGAGGGGTCGCGGCCGTCGTAGAGGCCGACGACGCGCGGTGAGCTGTACTCCCCCGTGAACAGGCGGTCCCAGTGGCGCCGCCAGAAGTCGTCGGTGAGCGTCTCGGCGGTCCGGACGTCCTCCCGGAACTCGCGCTCGTCGAACGCGGCCTGCCGGGGAGCGGGCGCGCGGGACGCGACCGGGGTGCCCTGCGCCGCGGGACGGGCGCCGGGGCCCGTCGCGGCCGGGCCGTACTCGCAGGCACCCGTGAGCGCGGCCGCCAGGGCGAGCGCGGCGGCGAGCCGCCGCGAACGGTTCCATGCCGTCTGCCTCATGACGGGTCATACGCACCCGGACCCCCAGAAGGACGAACGCCCGCCCGAATCGGGCCGCACTGTGCTCCCCGCACAACCCGAACGACGTTCGATTGGACCCCCGCCCCGTCTTGCCCGCGGCCCGTGGACGCAGGTCGGGGCCCCGTGCTGGGGTGCCGGTCACACGAACTTCTGGAGGGGCGCATGGCGAACGGGACCCTCGCGGTCCGTGGGCTGTCGGTGAGCTACGGGCGGGCGGTGCGGGCCCTGCGCGAGGTCACGCTGGACGTCCCGGCGGGATCGGTCACGGCCGTCCTCGGCGCGAACGGGGCCGGCAAGACGACCCTGCTCCGCGCGATCTCGGGCACGCTGCCGTTCCACCGCGGCGCGGTCGACGCGGGCACGGTGCGGCTCGGCGGGCGGTCCCTGGTCGGCCTGCACCCGGCCACCGTCGTGGCGGCCGGGGTGGTGCAGGTCCCGGAGGGCCGCCGGGTGTTCGGCCGGCTCAGCGTCGAGGAGAACCTGCGGGCGGGCGCGCTCGGCGCGCCGAGCAGGTCCGACGCGGCGAAGGCCCGCGCGCGGGTGCTCACGCTGTTCCCGCTGCTGGCGGAGCGGGCGCGCCAGCGCGCCGGGCTGCTGTCGGGAGGCGAGCAGCAGATGCTCGCGATCGGGCGGGCGCTCATGGCGTGCCCGGCCGTCCTGCTGCTGGACGAGCCGACGCTCGGGCTGGCGCCGCTGATGGCCGAGCGCATCGCCGAGACCGTCCGGGAGATCAACCTGCAGGGCACGGCGATCCTGCTGATCGAGCAGAACGCGGCGCTGGCGCTGGAGCTGTCGTCGTCCGCGCACGTGCTGGAGGTCGGCGCGGTGACGCTGCACGGCCCGTCGGCGGAGCTGGCCGCGAGCGACGAGGTCAGGCGCCGCTACCTCGGCGTCGGCGGCGAGGACGCCGAGGCCCCCGGGACCGGGGACGGGCCCTCGCTGGAGCGGTGGTCCGCCGGATGAGCGGGACGGGGGAGGGCGAGCTGCGCGTCACCGGGCTCACGGTGCGGTTCGCGGGGCTGACGGCGCTGGACGGGGTGGACTTCACCGTCGCGCCCGGCAGCGTCCACGCGGTCATCGGGCCGAACGGCGCGGGCAAGTCGACGTGCTTCAACGTGCTGTCCGGCGTCTACCGGGCGAGCGAGGGCAGCGTGCGGTTCGGCGGGGCGGAGCTCACCGCGCTGCCGCCGCACCGGATCGCGGCCCTCGGCGTCGCCCGGACGTTCCAGAACATCGCGCTGTCGCGGCACCTGTCCGTCGAGGACAACCTCATGCTCGGGCGGCACCGCCTCACCCGGGCCGGGTTCGCCTCGGCGGGGCTGCGGATGCCGTGGGCGCGCGGGGAGGACGCGCGGCACCGGGCCCGGGTCCGCGACATCGCCGCGTTCGTCGGCGTCGGCGAGCATCTGGCCGCGCCCGTCGGGCCGCTGTCCTACGGCGTGCGCAAGCGGGTCGAACTGGCACGGGCGCTCGCGATGGAGCCCCGGCTGCTGCTCCTGGACGAGCCGGTGGCCGGGATGAACGGCGCGGAGCGGCGGCGGATGGCCGAGGTCATCGCCCGCGCCCGCGCCGACCTCGGCCTCTCGGTCCTGCTGGTCGAGCACGACATGGCAATGGTGATGCGGCTGGCCGACGAGGTCACCGTCCTGGACTTCGGCAGGCGCATCGCGGGCGGCGCGCCCGCGGCGGTGCAGCGCGACCCGGCCGTGGTCCGCGCCTACCTCGGCGCCGCGCACGCGCCCGCGGACGCCCCCGATTCGGAGGGAAATCCTTGAGCACGTTCATCGAGCTGGTGGTCAACGGGGTCTCGGCGGGGTCGGTGTACGCGCTGATCGCCCTCGGCTTCGTGGTCATCTTCAAGGCCACCGAGGTGGTCAACTTCGCGCACGCCTCGCTGCTGCTGGCGGGCGGCTACGTGACGGCCGTGCTGCACGACGACATCGGGTTCCTGCCGGCGCTCGGCGCGGGCGTCGCCGCCGCGGCCGCCGCGGGCGCGCTGGTGGAGCTGCTGGTGCTGCGGCGCGCCCGGGTGGAGGACCACTCCGTGCTGGCGATCGTCACGATCGGCGTCGACATCGTGCTGACCACGGCGCTGACCCGGGAGATCGGCACGCGGGTCCTGCCGCTCGGCGACCCGTGGGGAGACCGGATCGTCGAGGTGGCGGGCGTCGGCGTCGCGCAGACGCGCATCGCCGCGTTCGTGACCGCGGCCGTCCTCATCACCGCGTTCCTGCTGGCGTTCCGCCTCACCCCGTGGGGCGTGGCGATGCGGGCGGCGGCCGAGGACGGCGAGACGGCCGCGCTCATGGGCGTCCGGCTGAGCCGGGTGTCGCTCGCCGCGTGGGCGATCGCGGGGGCGCTCGCGGCGGTGGCGGCGCTGTTCCTGACCGTGTTCCCCACCCCCGGCCTGGACCGCGCCACCTCGTTCGCCGCGATGAAGGCGTTCCCGGCCGCGATCCTCGGCGGCCTGGACTCCACGACGGGCGCGCTCGTCGGCGGCCTCGCCGTCGGGCTCACCGAGTCGCTGGTGACCGGGTACCAGGGCCAGCTGGCGTTCCTCGGGCGCGGCATCGGCGACGTGGCGCCGTTCCTGGTGATGCTCGCGGTGCTGCTCGTCCGTCCCGCCGGGCTGTTCGGGACGAGGGAGCTGTCGCGTGTCTGACCCCCGGATCCGGCTCGCGTCCGCCGCCG encodes:
- a CDS encoding MFS transporter, encoding MSGRRRVAIGAGGAVVLLAALDAYVVTTILLPVVKDLGIPVNRLERVTPVLTGFLLGYVAAMPLLGQLSDRFGRRPVLQVCLLFFAIGSVVTALAHGVPVLTAGRVVQGVAGGALLPVTMALAGDLWEERQRPVVLGAVGAAQELGSVLGPLYGAGIAAALDWRAIFWINLPLVAVAMAAVQVAVPGGRGAGPETSEARPGVDVVGGLLLALGLGLLVAAVYNPEPQETALPPWGLPALGAGAVVLVVFVLWEVRSRTRLLDLSGVRRGPLLATLGVSLLSGAALMVTLVDVVLVAQTVLHKDATDGALLLTRFLVALPVAAVAGGLVARRVGERWPMAAGMAVSAGGYLLIAGWPADLANASYGPLPRMDVDLVVTGLGLGLVIAPVSSAVLAFVPAARHGVASAAVVVARMMGMLLGISALTAWGFHRFHALTADLKPPLPFLMSKAEFAEQMKIYDAALQDALRTEYREIFWITAGMCLLGALLALAAGARGGSQGPSDGRIRSSARNIGPETGDDSATGDVPINELGNILGKDG
- a CDS encoding LppX_LprAFG lipoprotein; protein product: MSRRILALVPVLLALVFAGACDGGSGGPAKKADFDAAQTLRQAAQAMGGLKSVAFTLESEGKIPVMVKGGDMKLLRSGDAEGTLAVEQQGQKVEMKVVAVGDSIYLDAGTGGWRKLPKGLAASVYDPSAVLDPQRGIAKLLTSAREPSPEAVEKVDGKEAYRVAAKLPKDQVAGLIPGIGEDMDGQVWVSKADHRLLKVRGAFPKDAGAVTIEFTEFDAPYKISAPR
- a CDS encoding enoyl-CoA hydratase-related protein, whose translation is MSEDDDVLLHRDGPFTTITMNRPRRRNALSRDFLLRLTEAFREAGRTDALGVVLAANGPVFSAGHDFADMSGASHADVRELLRVCTELMRTIQSVPQVVVARVNGLATAAGCQLVASCDLAVAAEGAGFAAPGGKGGWFCHTPLVAISRNVGRKRAAEMALTGEVVDAPTAAEWGLINYAVPADELDKAVRDLLERATQGSPSSKALGKQAMYAQFDRPEQDAYAYAIEVMAASSQTPEAQEGMAAFLEKRRPNWPA
- a CDS encoding DUF7715 family protein; the protein is MALKLLTATNSSQGFRGNDFDWCVEGELVHIGTVCARDRDDPDGGCGCGRSFAGLNSHRATTTAMVRDVAGFTDADYVLAIRSSLEQQGCDPSFAEHEAALLRCLVRDWPVGVVVERRLDEIVVRQVVQP
- a CDS encoding MTH1187 family thiamine-binding protein, whose protein sequence is MLVAFSVTPLGAGEEVGELVAEAVRVVRASGLPNRTDAMFTTIEGEWDEVMAVVKAATDAVAARAPRVSLVVKADIRPGVTGALDAKVESVERHLR
- a CDS encoding neutral zinc metallopeptidase; its protein translation is MRQTAWNRSRRLAAALALAAALTGACEYGPAATGPGARPAAQGTPVASRAPAPRQAAFDEREFREDVRTAETLTDDFWRRHWDRLFTGEYSSPRVVGLYDGRDPSSAPVCGGERFEPDNAAYCPTGDFVAWDAHLMRSGYARGDAWVYLVISHEWGHAVQNRLRRGLVSPAAELQADCLAGAALYGSSDDGTLRFEDGDEQELVDAFKVIGDRAPWTRPGDHGSAVQRLRAFSRGGEKGVRACFT
- a CDS encoding ABC transporter ATP-binding protein, with amino-acid sequence MANGTLAVRGLSVSYGRAVRALREVTLDVPAGSVTAVLGANGAGKTTLLRAISGTLPFHRGAVDAGTVRLGGRSLVGLHPATVVAAGVVQVPEGRRVFGRLSVEENLRAGALGAPSRSDAAKARARVLTLFPLLAERARQRAGLLSGGEQQMLAIGRALMACPAVLLLDEPTLGLAPLMAERIAETVREINLQGTAILLIEQNAALALELSSSAHVLEVGAVTLHGPSAELAASDEVRRRYLGVGGEDAEAPGTGDGPSLERWSAG
- a CDS encoding ABC transporter ATP-binding protein; amino-acid sequence: MSGTGEGELRVTGLTVRFAGLTALDGVDFTVAPGSVHAVIGPNGAGKSTCFNVLSGVYRASEGSVRFGGAELTALPPHRIAALGVARTFQNIALSRHLSVEDNLMLGRHRLTRAGFASAGLRMPWARGEDARHRARVRDIAAFVGVGEHLAAPVGPLSYGVRKRVELARALAMEPRLLLLDEPVAGMNGAERRRMAEVIARARADLGLSVLLVEHDMAMVMRLADEVTVLDFGRRIAGGAPAAVQRDPAVVRAYLGAAHAPADAPDSEGNP
- a CDS encoding branched-chain amino acid ABC transporter permease; the protein is MSTFIELVVNGVSAGSVYALIALGFVVIFKATEVVNFAHASLLLAGGYVTAVLHDDIGFLPALGAGVAAAAAAGALVELLVLRRARVEDHSVLAIVTIGVDIVLTTALTREIGTRVLPLGDPWGDRIVEVAGVGVAQTRIAAFVTAAVLITAFLLAFRLTPWGVAMRAAAEDGETAALMGVRLSRVSLAAWAIAGALAAVAALFLTVFPTPGLDRATSFAAMKAFPAAILGGLDSTTGALVGGLAVGLTESLVTGYQGQLAFLGRGIGDVAPFLVMLAVLLVRPAGLFGTRELSRV